Part of the Candidatus Zixiibacteriota bacterium genome is shown below.
TCGGTGCAATAACTCATCATGGCAAAACTATTATTGTAGGTCGGGGAGCAAATTTCATTGTGGGAAATAAAAATGCGTTTAATGTCAGGATTGTGGCCGATTACCAATTCCGTATCGATTCGCTTGTAAAACGCCGTAAGCTAAATTCCGAACAAGCCAAAGAAGAAATCGAGGCAAACGACCAGCAGCGAAAAAAATTCATTAAAAAGCATTTCGACAGAGACATTAATGATTATTCTGCTTATGATTTGATAATCAACAGCGCTAATCTCGAAATCGACAAGATTGCCGGGCTTATCTTGAACGCCTATCCCCAGAAGACATATCAGGGTAATTAGCTTTATAAGGCTAAGCCTTCAGCCTGACAATGTCCTTACATATCAGGGGTGTCATATTGCTTATTATTCCCGCAGCGATTGTATCGCCTCGTTATAATCTGAAGCCCCGAAAATATAACTGCCGGCTGCCAGAATATCTACGCCGGCTTCACGACACATCTGGCCGGTAATATCATTTATGCCGCCATCGACTTCTATAAGACAATCACATTTTGCTTCGTCAATCATACTTCTGACCGCTTTTATTTTAGTCAACGACTTCTCAATAAATGATTGACCACCAAAACCGGGGTTGACACTCATTATTAAAATGAGGTCTATATCGTTTAATATCTCATCGATTAAAAACGGCGGCGTATGAGGGTTTAAACTTACGCCCGCTTTGATACCGAGTTCTTTGATAGAATATATAGTGCGGTGAAGGTGATTGCAGGTTTCGAAATGTACCGTGATTATATTTGCCCCCGCCTTGGCAAACTCCGGGA
Proteins encoded:
- a CDS encoding ribulose-phosphate 3-epimerase gives rise to the protein MTYKNAKSGKVMIAPSALAADFGYLAEEIAKVEKAGADLIHLDVMDGHFVSNITFGPGLVKAVRKTTKLPLDVHLMIENPERYIPEFAKAGANIITVHFETCNHLHRTIYSIKELGIKAGVSLNPHTPPFLIDEILNDIDLILIMSVNPGFGGQSFIEKSLTKIKAVRSMIDEAKCDCLIEVDGGINDITGQMCREAGVDILAAGSYIFGASDYNEAIQSLRE